A single region of the Pseudomonas mandelii genome encodes:
- a CDS encoding sulfotransferase family protein produces the protein MERLNLEGWLPIRIWQPAGEWQVDWCWFGDTPLHQPFFRDAVEAALRLPFNQAFRRQTPLAVLGDWQAQSPGLAPSAFIFHASRCGSTLISQMLAQLANHIVISEPPPLDALLRSGLPAVERCAAIKGLVSAYGQRRLGTEQRLVIKLDAWNITELPLLRECFPDTPWLFVYRDPLEIAVSHIRRPGMHMVPGMIGASGLDDELPFDSREDFIARRLGRLLASGLAQCQAFGGVAVNYSELPGAMAGRLAGFFGLDDVQREQVFAAVGRHAKQPSSVFVGDCDEKRREASTLLHERVERWARGPYEALVAKSCIDSTDAIASRLTPTVDLQ, from the coding sequence ATGGAGCGCCTGAATCTCGAAGGCTGGTTGCCGATTCGGATCTGGCAGCCGGCTGGCGAGTGGCAGGTCGATTGGTGCTGGTTCGGGGACACGCCGTTGCATCAGCCGTTTTTTCGCGATGCCGTGGAAGCTGCGCTGAGGTTACCGTTCAATCAGGCGTTTCGTCGGCAGACGCCGTTGGCTGTTCTCGGCGACTGGCAGGCGCAGAGTCCCGGGTTGGCGCCGAGTGCATTCATTTTTCACGCTTCGCGATGCGGCTCGACTCTGATCAGTCAGATGCTCGCGCAACTCGCCAACCACATCGTCATCAGCGAACCGCCGCCGCTGGATGCGTTGTTGCGCAGTGGTTTGCCAGCCGTCGAACGGTGCGCCGCGATCAAAGGGTTGGTGTCCGCCTATGGTCAGCGTCGGCTCGGAACGGAGCAACGGTTGGTGATCAAGCTCGATGCCTGGAACATCACCGAATTGCCCCTGCTGCGCGAGTGCTTTCCCGACACGCCCTGGTTGTTTGTGTACCGCGATCCGCTGGAAATCGCTGTTTCCCATATACGCCGCCCGGGCATGCACATGGTGCCGGGAATGATCGGGGCGAGTGGGCTGGATGATGAATTGCCGTTCGACAGTCGTGAGGATTTTATTGCGCGACGGTTGGGGCGGTTGCTGGCATCGGGGTTGGCGCAATGCCAGGCGTTTGGTGGGGTGGCGGTGAATTACAGCGAGTTGCCGGGCGCAATGGCGGGGCGGTTGGCTGGGTTTTTCGGGTTGGATGACGTGCAGAGGGAGCAAGTGTTTGCGGCGGTGGGGCGGCATGCCAAACAGCCTTCATCGGTGTTTGTCGGGGACTGTGATGAAAAGCGGCGTGAGGCGTCGACGTTGTTGCATGAGCGGGTGGAGCGTTGGGCGCGGGGGCCTTATGAGGCGCTGGTTGCCAAGTCATGCATTGACAGCACTGACGCCATCGCGAGCAGGCTCACTCCTACAGTTGATCTTCAGTGA
- a CDS encoding aminoacyl-tRNA deacylase, with amino-acid sequence MRMARTLQSSLDKAHCEYDIVSHPHSASSLETARLAGIPAERVAKSVILDDQHGHFLMAVLPASRHLDLSKVRSSGEWQISRESNLPHLFDDCERGAVPALGEAYGLDVVIDPLLTRQKDIYLEAGNHTNLLRMEMPQFLKMVPHAEVRELSQ; translated from the coding sequence ATGCGTATGGCAAGAACCCTGCAGAGCAGCCTGGACAAGGCGCACTGCGAATATGACATCGTGTCCCACCCGCACTCGGCCAGCAGCCTTGAAACCGCGCGACTCGCGGGCATTCCTGCCGAACGGGTGGCCAAGTCAGTTATCCTCGACGACCAACACGGGCATTTCCTGATGGCTGTGCTGCCCGCCAGCCGTCATCTGGACCTGAGCAAAGTTCGCAGCAGCGGCGAATGGCAGATCTCCCGGGAAAGCAACCTGCCGCACCTGTTCGATGATTGCGAACGCGGCGCTGTGCCCGCCCTGGGCGAAGCCTATGGCCTGGACGTGGTCATCGACCCGCTACTGACCCGGCAGAAAGACATCTATCTGGAAGCTGGCAACCACACCAATCTGTTGCGCATGGAAATGCCGCAGTTTCTGAAAATGGTGCCGCACGCCGAGGTGCGTGAATTGAGCCAATGA
- a CDS encoding type II toxin-antitoxin system Phd/YefM family antitoxin: MQRVLAERVISISELAKNAGTIVREAQDRPVAVIEKNQIKASLVSAELFETMLVRLGDFNQGSG, translated from the coding sequence ATGCAGCGTGTTTTGGCAGAAAGAGTCATCAGCATCTCTGAACTCGCGAAAAACGCAGGAACTATAGTGCGTGAGGCGCAAGACAGGCCTGTGGCGGTGATTGAAAAAAATCAGATCAAGGCCTCTCTGGTTTCGGCAGAGCTTTTCGAAACGATGCTGGTGCGTCTGGGCGATTTCAACCAGGGGTCCGGTTGA
- a CDS encoding aspartyl/asparaginyl beta-hydroxylase domain-containing protein: MSRPVFSRLPVAVDLPLLLQALAAIGEDAWHAHFNSDYYAGDWSGVALVSAADALTELSPGRGESLLRAPWLRDPRWQQGLRDLPVEIVSARLLRLGPGGQIHEHRDYDLGGPAADLRLHIPLLSPPKVDFMLDGQRMPMTAGECWFLDLSRPHRVDNRDTQARVHLVLDCRPGDWLEQAIVDGVSTTPQPGSGDGALLQFQSLVASDLQLSKTLQGLPDTEVFITRTLELAAERGLEFSREELRAGMRSGRRRWNEQWSA; encoded by the coding sequence ATGAGCCGACCGGTATTTTCCCGCTTGCCGGTGGCGGTGGATTTGCCGCTGTTGTTGCAGGCGCTGGCGGCGATTGGCGAGGACGCGTGGCATGCGCATTTCAACAGCGATTACTACGCCGGGGACTGGAGTGGTGTGGCGCTGGTGTCGGCGGCGGATGCCCTGACGGAACTGTCCCCGGGGCGTGGCGAATCGCTGTTGCGTGCGCCGTGGTTGAGGGATCCGCGATGGCAGCAGGGCTTGCGGGATCTGCCGGTGGAGATCGTGTCGGCGCGCCTGTTGCGACTGGGGCCGGGCGGGCAGATTCATGAGCATCGTGACTACGATCTTGGCGGACCAGCCGCCGATCTGCGCCTGCACATTCCGCTACTCAGCCCGCCGAAAGTGGACTTCATGCTGGACGGTCAACGCATGCCGATGACGGCAGGCGAGTGCTGGTTCCTCGACCTGTCGCGACCGCACCGTGTGGACAATCGGGATACTCAGGCGCGGGTTCATTTGGTGCTCGATTGCCGGCCGGGTGACTGGCTGGAGCAGGCGATTGTCGACGGTGTATCGACCACGCCGCAGCCGGGTTCGGGTGACGGCGCCTTGCTGCAATTCCAGAGTCTGGTGGCCAGTGATTTGCAGCTTTCGAAGACCTTGCAGGGCTTGCCGGACACCGAGGTGTTTATCACCCGCACCTTGGAGCTGGCGGCGGAGCGAGGCCTGGAATTTTCTCGGGAAGAACTGCGTGCCGGGATGCGCAGCGGTCGCCGCCGATGGAATGAACAATGGAGCGCCTGA
- a CDS encoding NfeD family protein, translating to MNIRCCAVALLLALSGSVFASDTIVLLAPNPMGIWLITFGIAFLIAEAALPNYGVIGLGGIVMFVIGAVILTNTEVPVPLMIGLGLISALLLIFLLIRALKTRPRHNVSGDAGLVGSVTPVISLNADNACNGWVHLQGEQWQVLSSTPLQPGQKVRVVARKGLLLKVAAADAASKGE from the coding sequence GTGAACATTCGTTGCTGTGCAGTTGCGCTGCTGTTGGCCTTGAGCGGATCGGTCTTCGCGTCGGACACCATTGTCTTGCTGGCCCCCAACCCCATGGGGATCTGGCTGATCACGTTCGGCATCGCCTTTTTGATCGCCGAGGCGGCGCTGCCCAATTACGGCGTGATCGGGCTCGGCGGCATTGTGATGTTCGTCATCGGCGCGGTGATTCTGACCAACACCGAGGTGCCGGTGCCGTTGATGATCGGCCTGGGACTGATCAGTGCGCTTTTGTTGATCTTCCTGCTGATCCGCGCCCTGAAAACCCGACCGCGGCACAACGTCAGTGGCGATGCCGGACTTGTGGGCAGCGTAACGCCGGTGATTTCGTTGAACGCCGACAACGCCTGTAACGGCTGGGTGCACCTGCAAGGCGAACAGTGGCAAGTGCTCAGCAGCACGCCGCTGCAACCGGGGCAAAAGGTCCGGGTGGTGGCACGCAAGGGATTACTGCTGAAAGTGGCCGCGGCTGACGCGGCGTCGAAGGGAGAATAG
- a CDS encoding TolC family protein, which produces MNRSHSLLCVSLLALAISGCAVKSEPIERSVSEQRAKSDLQNMYTGQEPLSGPLTLHQAMARAVKYNLEGRLKIMEEALAKRQLDLASFDMLPRMALDAGYVGRSNVGASSSQSVLTGTQSLEPSTSQDRDRRVADLTMVWNVLDFGVSYISAKQQGDQRLIVQERRRKVINTIVQDVRSAYWRAVAAERLLTQIDSLMARVDTARGNSQSMSTQRIGDPIQALGYQRSLIEATRQLQEQRRALSLAKTELATLINLPMGTDLKLATPDDYSIPQLKVGMASLEHEALASRPELREQDYQTRISTAETRKAMLRLLPGLEFSAGGHYDSNSFLVNDKWADYGVKLTWNLFNVISAPAAINVAKAGEEVAKARRQAMSIAVLAQLYVANANYQEALNQFQTNQELSSIDGEILGQLRNRHQAAGLGELDLIQGELNTLQADLRRDLSYADLRNAYGQIFASAGLDPMPDEVQSTEVQSIATALANREAAWASGNISVPVTHAPVQ; this is translated from the coding sequence ATGAATAGAAGTCACTCGTTGTTGTGCGTCAGCCTGCTGGCGCTTGCGATAAGCGGATGTGCCGTCAAAAGTGAACCGATCGAACGCAGCGTCAGCGAACAGCGTGCCAAGAGCGATCTGCAGAACATGTACACCGGCCAGGAGCCGCTCAGTGGTCCGCTGACCTTGCACCAGGCCATGGCCCGTGCGGTGAAGTACAACCTTGAAGGCCGGCTCAAGATCATGGAAGAGGCATTGGCCAAGCGCCAACTCGACCTCGCCAGTTTCGACATGCTGCCGCGCATGGCCCTGGATGCGGGCTACGTCGGGCGTAGCAACGTTGGCGCCTCCAGCAGCCAGAGCGTACTGACCGGCACCCAGTCTTTGGAACCGTCGACCTCCCAGGACCGCGACCGCCGAGTGGCCGACCTGACCATGGTGTGGAATGTCCTCGACTTCGGCGTCAGCTACATCAGTGCCAAACAGCAGGGCGACCAGCGCCTGATCGTTCAGGAACGTCGGCGCAAGGTCATCAACACCATCGTCCAGGACGTGCGCTCGGCCTATTGGCGAGCGGTGGCTGCCGAACGTTTGCTCACGCAGATCGACAGCCTGATGGCGCGGGTCGATACGGCACGCGGCAACAGCCAAAGCATGAGCACCCAACGCATCGGCGATCCGATCCAGGCGCTGGGTTACCAGCGTTCGCTGATCGAGGCGACCCGCCAGTTGCAAGAGCAACGCCGGGCGCTGTCCCTGGCCAAAACCGAACTGGCGACCCTGATCAACCTGCCGATGGGCACCGATCTGAAATTGGCGACCCCGGACGACTACTCGATTCCGCAGTTGAAGGTCGGCATGGCCAGCCTGGAGCATGAAGCCCTGGCCAGCCGTCCGGAGCTGCGCGAACAGGATTACCAGACCCGCATCAGCACTGCCGAAACCCGTAAAGCCATGCTGCGGCTGTTGCCGGGGCTGGAGTTTTCGGCAGGTGGGCATTACGACAGCAACTCGTTTCTGGTCAATGACAAGTGGGCCGACTACGGTGTGAAGCTGACCTGGAACCTGTTTAACGTGATTTCCGCACCGGCCGCGATCAACGTGGCCAAGGCCGGCGAAGAGGTCGCCAAGGCACGGCGCCAGGCCATGTCCATCGCGGTGCTGGCCCAGCTCTATGTGGCGAACGCCAACTACCAGGAAGCGCTGAATCAGTTCCAGACCAACCAGGAACTCTCGAGCATCGACGGGGAGATTCTGGGGCAATTGCGCAACCGTCATCAGGCGGCGGGACTTGGTGAACTGGACCTGATCCAGGGTGAACTGAACACGTTGCAGGCGGATTTGCGCCGGGACCTGTCCTATGCCGATCTGCGTAACGCCTACGGCCAGATCTTCGCCAGCGCCGGCCTCGACCCGATGCCGGACGAGGTGCAATCCACCGAAGTCCAATCCATCGCCACCGCCTTAGCCAACCGCGAAGCGGCGTGGGCGTCGGGCAATATCAGTGTGCCGGTGACCCATGCTCCGGTCCAATAA
- a CDS encoding MarR family winged helix-turn-helix transcriptional regulator has protein sequence MNISSSMVVAARHWRKICQTTLVNYGISEACAVPLLMIGRLGEGVRQVTVAQAAGMESPSLVRLLDQLCHAGYVCRTEDVHDRRAKCLSLTETGRELVQAVEIELVRLRHEVLEGIDRSDLEATLRVLRAFEAANAPSVANP, from the coding sequence ATGAACATCAGCAGCTCCATGGTGGTGGCCGCGCGGCATTGGCGGAAGATCTGCCAGACCACGCTGGTCAACTATGGGATTTCCGAAGCCTGCGCCGTCCCGTTGTTGATGATCGGGCGCCTGGGCGAGGGTGTGCGACAGGTGACGGTGGCGCAGGCGGCTGGGATGGAGAGTCCGTCGCTGGTGCGTCTGCTCGATCAGCTGTGTCACGCCGGTTACGTCTGTCGCACTGAAGACGTCCATGACCGCCGCGCCAAATGCCTGAGCCTCACCGAAACCGGTCGGGAGCTGGTGCAGGCTGTCGAAATCGAGCTGGTGCGTTTGCGCCATGAAGTGCTCGAAGGGATCGACCGCAGTGATCTGGAAGCAACACTGCGGGTGTTGAGAGCCTTTGAAGCCGCGAACGCGCCATCGGTGGCCAACCCTTGA
- a CDS encoding DUF2789 domain-containing protein, whose protein sequence is MESPTHNLPSLFKQLGLPDDAESIDKFIATHSPLKPELHLADAFFWNESQAQLLREEILDDADWAEVVDQLDVLMRKGRGV, encoded by the coding sequence ATGGAATCCCCAACCCACAACCTCCCCTCGCTGTTCAAGCAACTCGGCCTGCCGGACGACGCCGAAAGCATCGATAAATTCATCGCCACTCACTCACCGCTCAAGCCCGAATTGCATTTGGCCGATGCGTTTTTCTGGAACGAGAGCCAGGCTCAGTTATTGCGGGAGGAGATTCTGGATGATGCGGATTGGGCGGAGGTGGTGGATCAACTGGATGTGCTGATGAGGAAGGGGCGGGGGGTGTAA
- a CDS encoding slipin family protein, which yields MGLQLGFAALLLLLIALAGSTFRILREYERGVVFQLGRFWQVKGPGLILLIPVVQQMVRVDLRTVVLDVPTQDVITRDNVSVKVNAVLYFRVLDPQKAIIQVEDFLMATSQLAQTTLRAVLGKHELDELLAERERLNIDIQQVLDAQTDAWGIKVANVEIKHVDLNESMVRAIAKQAEAERERRAKVIHAEGELQASEKLMQAAEMLGRQPGAMQLRYMQTLSSIAGDKTATIVFPLPIELLKGMADLSSKS from the coding sequence ATGGGCCTGCAACTGGGTTTTGCCGCGCTGCTGTTACTGCTGATCGCGCTGGCGGGGTCGACCTTCCGCATCCTGCGCGAATACGAGCGCGGGGTGGTGTTCCAGCTCGGGCGCTTCTGGCAAGTCAAGGGGCCAGGCCTGATCCTGCTGATTCCGGTGGTCCAGCAAATGGTTCGCGTCGACCTGCGCACCGTGGTGCTCGACGTGCCGACACAAGACGTGATCACCCGCGACAATGTCTCGGTCAAGGTCAACGCCGTGCTGTATTTCCGCGTGCTCGATCCGCAGAAAGCCATCATCCAGGTCGAAGACTTCCTCATGGCCACCAGCCAACTGGCCCAGACCACGTTGCGGGCGGTGCTGGGTAAACATGAACTCGATGAGCTGCTGGCCGAACGGGAGCGGCTGAACATCGACATCCAGCAAGTGCTTGACGCCCAGACCGATGCCTGGGGCATCAAGGTGGCGAATGTCGAGATCAAGCACGTGGACCTCAACGAATCGATGGTCCGCGCCATCGCCAAACAGGCCGAAGCCGAGCGGGAACGCCGGGCCAAGGTGATTCACGCCGAAGGCGAATTGCAGGCCTCGGAAAAACTCATGCAAGCCGCCGAGATGTTGGGGCGTCAGCCGGGGGCCATGCAGTTGCGCTACATGCAGACGCTGAGCTCGATTGCCGGGGACAAGACAGCGACCATCGTCTTCCCGCTGCCGATCGAATTGCTCAAGGGGATGGCGGATTTGTCGTCCAAATCCTGA
- the cysC gene encoding adenylyl-sulfate kinase codes for MLRSNNLLAPTASINREQRETRNGHHGTAILLTGLPAAGKSTLAQALHAELFERGVQSVVLDGDGLRVGLNRDLGFSDSDRLENIRRASELAALLVENGQIVILAMIAPLVELREVFARRLGEDYREVWCSASLAVCEQRDPKGHYARARRGDLAGFTGISAPYEPPPSASLVLDTGVQSVEACLDRLLTWLGECAVLPKR; via the coding sequence ATGCTCCGGTCCAATAACCTGCTGGCGCCGACCGCGAGCATCAATCGCGAACAACGGGAGACCCGCAATGGTCATCACGGCACCGCGATCCTGCTGACCGGTTTGCCGGCGGCGGGTAAATCGACGCTGGCCCAGGCCCTGCACGCTGAGTTGTTCGAGCGCGGCGTGCAGAGCGTGGTGCTCGATGGCGACGGCTTGCGGGTCGGGCTCAATCGTGACCTGGGCTTTTCCGACAGCGATCGTCTGGAGAACATCCGCCGCGCCAGCGAACTCGCGGCGCTGTTGGTGGAGAACGGGCAGATCGTCATCCTCGCGATGATCGCGCCGCTGGTGGAGTTGCGTGAGGTGTTCGCTCGCCGTCTGGGTGAGGATTATCGCGAAGTCTGGTGCAGCGCTTCGTTGGCGGTGTGCGAGCAGCGTGATCCCAAAGGTCATTATGCGCGGGCGCGTCGTGGTGACCTGGCGGGATTTACCGGGATTTCCGCGCCCTATGAACCGCCGCCGTCCGCCTCCCTGGTGCTCGACACCGGCGTGCAGTCAGTCGAAGCCTGCCTCGACCGCTTGCTGACCTGGCTCGGCGAGTGTGCGGTGCTGCCGAAACGATGA
- a CDS encoding FUSC family protein, with product MSGFFTGVPPARDWFYGVRTFAASMIALYIAMLMQMPRPYWAMATVYIVSSPFVGPTSSKALYRAVGTLLGAAAAVFFVPMFVQSPYVLVVVIALWTGTLLFLSLHLRTANSYALMLAGYTLPLIALPVVDNPLAVWDVAEARTEEIFLGIAVAAVVGAMFWPRRLAPVFNDSVNKWFADASTYSLRFLSRDVQPDEVSALRSAMVATFNSLELMIGQLPHEGARPQTVRNTKELRGRMIHLLPVIDALDDALYALERRTPELVDKFAPLLTATTEWLNHKDADLGRWQALKDQLEALQPSAEALNDRKQLLFSNALYRLGEWIDLWQDCRSLQYAIQCESQDSWRAVYRHWRLGRLSPFLDRGLMLYSAASTVTAIIVASVLWILLGWTDGGAAVILAAVACSFFASMDDPAPQIFRFFFWTAMSVLFASLYLFLVLPNLHDFPMLVLAFSVPFICIGTLTVKPQFYLGMLLTLVNTSSFISIQGAYDADFLSFANSNLAGPVGLLFAFVWTLIARPFGAELAAKRLTRFSWRDIVSLTEPATLAEHRHLGVQMLDRLMQHLPRLAMTGQDTGIALREVRVALNLLDLLAYTPRVLGAPQVLLHQVVAEVGEYFKACLKAGERLPAPSPLLMTLDRTRRALNTECDDGARLHLLHALSGLRLSLLPGVEFVALGELEEPLPHGIDGAPL from the coding sequence TTGAGCGGATTTTTCACCGGCGTTCCTCCGGCGCGGGACTGGTTCTACGGAGTGCGCACGTTCGCGGCGTCGATGATTGCGCTGTACATCGCCATGCTCATGCAAATGCCGCGTCCGTATTGGGCGATGGCCACGGTGTATATCGTTTCCAGCCCTTTTGTCGGCCCCACCAGTTCCAAGGCGTTGTACCGGGCGGTCGGCACCTTGCTCGGTGCGGCGGCCGCGGTTTTTTTCGTGCCGATGTTTGTCCAGAGCCCGTATGTGCTGGTGGTCGTGATCGCGTTGTGGACCGGGACGTTGCTGTTCCTGTCTTTGCATCTGCGCACGGCCAACAGTTATGCGCTGATGCTTGCCGGTTACACCCTGCCGCTGATCGCCCTGCCGGTTGTGGATAACCCGTTGGCGGTGTGGGATGTCGCGGAAGCGCGAACCGAAGAAATCTTTCTCGGCATCGCGGTGGCGGCCGTGGTCGGTGCCATGTTCTGGCCCCGGCGGCTGGCGCCGGTGTTCAACGATTCGGTGAACAAATGGTTCGCCGATGCCTCGACTTACAGCCTGCGTTTCCTCAGCCGCGACGTGCAACCTGATGAAGTCAGCGCCTTGCGCTCGGCGATGGTGGCGACGTTCAACAGCCTGGAATTGATGATCGGCCAGCTGCCCCACGAAGGCGCGCGGCCGCAGACGGTGCGTAATACCAAGGAACTGCGCGGCCGCATGATTCACCTGCTGCCCGTGATCGATGCCCTCGACGACGCGCTCTATGCCCTCGAACGCAGAACGCCCGAGCTTGTGGATAAGTTCGCGCCGCTGCTGACGGCGACCACCGAATGGCTGAATCACAAGGATGCCGACCTCGGCCGCTGGCAGGCGCTGAAAGATCAACTTGAGGCCTTGCAACCGTCCGCCGAAGCGCTGAATGACCGCAAGCAACTGCTGTTTTCCAACGCCCTGTATCGCCTCGGCGAGTGGATCGACTTGTGGCAAGACTGCCGCAGCCTGCAATACGCCATTCAATGCGAAAGCCAGGACAGCTGGCGCGCGGTGTATCGGCACTGGCGCCTGGGCCGCCTGTCGCCGTTTCTCGACCGGGGGCTGATGCTTTATTCGGCGGCGTCCACGGTGACCGCGATTATTGTCGCCTCGGTGCTATGGATCCTGCTCGGCTGGACCGATGGCGGCGCTGCGGTGATTCTGGCGGCGGTGGCGTGCAGCTTCTTCGCCTCGATGGACGACCCGGCGCCGCAGATTTTCCGGTTCTTTTTCTGGACCGCGATGTCGGTGTTGTTCGCCAGTCTTTATCTGTTCCTGGTCCTGCCCAACCTGCATGATTTTCCGATGCTGGTGCTGGCGTTTTCTGTGCCGTTCATTTGCATCGGCACCCTGACGGTCAAGCCGCAGTTTTACCTGGGCATGCTGCTGACGCTGGTCAACACCTCGTCGTTCATCAGCATTCAGGGCGCTTACGACGCGGATTTCCTCAGCTTCGCCAACTCCAACCTCGCCGGCCCCGTCGGCTTGCTGTTTGCCTTTGTCTGGACGCTGATCGCCCGGCCATTCGGTGCGGAACTGGCGGCCAAGCGCCTGACCCGTTTCAGCTGGCGCGACATCGTCAGCCTGACCGAGCCGGCCACGCTGGCCGAACACCGGCACTTGGGCGTGCAGATGCTCGATCGCCTGATGCAGCATCTGCCGCGCCTGGCCATGACCGGGCAAGACACCGGCATCGCGCTGCGGGAAGTGCGCGTAGCGCTGAACCTGCTCGACTTGCTGGCTTACACGCCGCGAGTGCTCGGCGCCCCGCAAGTGCTGCTGCATCAAGTAGTGGCCGAGGTTGGCGAGTATTTCAAGGCGTGCCTGAAGGCGGGCGAGCGATTGCCGGCACCGAGCCCGCTGCTGATGACCCTCGACCGCACCCGCCGCGCCCTCAACACCGAGTGCGATGACGGCGCGCGTCTGCACCTGTTGCATGCCCTGAGCGGCCTGCGCCTGTCGCTGCTGCCAGGGGTGGAATTCGTCGCCTTGGGCGAACTCGAAGAACCGCTTCCCCATGGCATCGATGGAGCGCCTTTATGA
- a CDS encoding DUF1656 domain-containing protein — protein MIGDLDISGVFLPTLLVLMGITYLLFLLVHGLLTRLHFFRLVWHRALFNVALYALLLGAVDSLSRYLMT, from the coding sequence ATGATCGGTGATCTGGATATCAGCGGGGTGTTCCTGCCCACGTTGCTGGTGCTGATGGGCATTACGTATCTGTTGTTCCTGTTGGTGCACGGGCTGCTGACACGCCTGCACTTTTTCCGTCTGGTCTGGCACCGGGCATTGTTTAACGTGGCTCTCTACGCCTTGCTGCTTGGCGCCGTGGACTCACTCAGTCGATACCTGATGACATGA